One Sesamum indicum cultivar Zhongzhi No. 13 linkage group LG14, S_indicum_v1.0, whole genome shotgun sequence genomic window, GAGACGACATGTTGCAATGACCGGAGAATTGTTTGATAGACTGATGTAAGAATGTGAAGAGGTGGTCCAATGATGCATGATGCTTTCAGGATCTCTGACCTCTTCAAACGGCCCCACATCAACTCGTGTTggaattgtatatatattatttgaaaatttttaattcaaaactagtataatcaaatttgaactaaattatataaaaaaatacaaaataattgctatgtaattagtatataatttaaaaaaaagtgatcaatcacattataaaatatattattcgtGATtcgtgattgatttgattgaatGGGTAAGAATTTTCCTATATTATTCCTACTTCATCAACTCCAAGCAAGCTACTTGAAGTAATTGTCAGAAATTCAAGTGGTAGTAACTGTTTTCGGGACAAACTCTTGGGgtcatattattaaattatgtaaaaagtGGTCTAAACTTGTGCTGGGGAAACAACTGATACTTGCAAGAAAAGTGTAGGAGATGAGGATTTTTTTGGTGGTTTGGGAGGTTTCTTGACTATTCATCTCTTTTTGCATTATGATAATCTTGTTGGCCTATCAAGTCCTCcatgaagaaaatgaacaCAAAAGACAAAATCCCAAGAACCCATTTCAAGCAAGAGGTAGTCTTTTAGTTACTATTTCACTGTCTGAACAACTGATCAAAACATTGGCAACATACCATACCAGGGACAAAGGCCAAGAATTTGTTGGTGATTTACTAATTACTATCATTCAATAATTAGGTTGTAGAGCTCTACAGGCTGCAAAAAAACAATTGAACCAACTATTAATTGTAAGTTGATGAGACTTATAAAGAACCTGCAGCTCAATCTTCTGATGGAGGAACTTCATTGAGATCAAAATTCAGCACTCTCCGGCTACTGGCTGACACGTGCTGGCTCATTGGAGCGCCCGTCCTGCCGCACATCTTGTGACTCCCAAGAGCCTGAGCTGCTGGAAAATTCTTGTTGCATACCATGCAGTACTCATGCTGTGTTGCCTCCACCGAATTCAAGCTCGTGCCAGCGTTACTGGATTTACCAATTGAATCAAGAATGATGATCTTGAGTCTGTTGTGACTTGAGAATGACTTCTGGCGGGTGTTGCACCAGTGGTTGGCTGTTCTCCCAGCAGCCATCTTTTGTTGTTCTGGAGTTACTGGACTGATTTTTGGTGCCTGTTCTAACTCAGACAGCttcatctttttccttttcctcctGATGTTGTCGAATTTTGCACTGTCACAGTCTCTGTTGTCCAATTGATCATAATTTAAGACACTACCACATAATTTCTTGGTTGATTCTCCAAGAACATCGGTTGACCTGGTACTCTTCTCCTTTCCGGACTTCTCAACTGGAGAATTGGTTCTGAATTTCGATGAAGATTTACGAATCTTTGGCTTGTTTGATGTAGAACCTGGATTAGCGCTGGAAACTGGTAAATTACTACTCGCAGCCTCAGATGAATCCATGTTTCGACTATGGGATTGCGCATTCCGGCATGAACTCCCTCGACCAAGCATCAGTAGATAATCAACTGCTTTGTGCAGCTGGTCATGTTCCTTTGATGGACCCGAGAACCCCAACATTGAATCTGCAGTCAGGGCCTTGCGGCCTCGCCTGGCCGTCACCGGCCACCCCCTCAAAGATTCAACCAAATCAACTACTTGATCATTTCCTTGGCTGGTAGATACAACTACATCTACCTGATCTTGATCAGTGTCCCACAAGGAAGAAGTATGATCAGAGCTGTTAATTTTTGCAGTCGAAGGCGGACGAATTCCCCTCCAATCCCTCTCCGGATGGCACCTCATGTGCCCAAACAACGACTTCATCGACGGAAATTCTCTACCACATATCATACAAATTGGTTCCGTGATTACACCAACCATGTTCTTGTGGCAATCCTCGCGCGGGTTTTGTTTCTTGGGCTTGATGGAGTGATGATGAGCTCGAAGAGACGTACTGTTCCTGGAGACAGTTAGATCTTTGTTCTTGACCTCGTTAACGTGAATTCTCATGTGACCCCCCAAAGCTTTGGCTGAGCTAAACACTTTATGACAAACACGACAATCCCTTTTGACATTAATCTTGCTAAAATCTTTCATCTCATCATTTTCATATCAGCGTTTTATAACCTCAACCCACATGAGCTTTCCTTCGCCAAGAACAGGAACAGCTTCACACAACTCTTCTTGATCTTGATCACCACCATCGACAAGAACAACCCCAGATGATCAGCGTGCCATATATAGGGACAAGcgtgtgtatgtatatatacgaGAGAAAAGAAGGTGGTAAATTATAATCTGCGAGAGTGAGTAGAGTGGTTGCAGGAAAGTGATGGACTGAGATTTGACCTAAAAGACCCAATTTCTAAAAGCTCAACTGCtgctatacacacacacacagagactgaaaagaagaagaaaacaataacCCTAAATTAGAGCCCAGTGAGCCAGGAGGAAAAAGCCGGGATCCATGAACATGGATGGATGCTTAGCTGAAACAAAACTATCAACAcaagtattataaataaattaatcagcAGAAAAGATTCAAGTTTTTATCTTGAGatcaattatgtatatatatatatatatatatatatatacacccacacacacacacccacgtTCAGATGAAAAAGATCAGTTCCTCCATCAGTAGGAAAAACGATTATGAATATGAATATGTGTGTATAATCTTGATCAAAGCTctcatgatgatgatgatgaggatgaaTGATCAAAGTGAAGAAGAAGGCAAATAATTAGAGAGCTAagataaagaaagaagaagatgacAAGAACTCAAAGAGTCGGCTCCTAACTTCCGTTTTCAAATTGACCCTCACCTTTTCCCAACCTTTTGCCTCCTATTCCCagcttccttttttttatttcttttatggtaattatcttattacattaatactaatagtatattaattcaactaatatattaatataattaaaaacttgagaaaacaacaaattacaACTAATTTACGTCTAAACATTCGATAAAATTCGAACCCATAATCTTGAATTAAGTTATGAAATTTCAACCTTAACTACAAGAATTCTAATTATTCAGACttcttttctgattttttttcaaatccatccttttttttaggaatttgattataatattaaaatgaattttaattattaacaacGAACATGCACCTCAACTTCAcattggaaaaatattattatttttatataaaaaaaatataaaatagcaTTGCATtgcatatcatatatatatatatataatattaattttaaatcattctTTACTTTAAATTCTTTctacaaaatttgattttttagaatttatttttagaaattatgaatattagtTTAAATGTTGATTAGTTTTTCACATCCAATCCTAAAGAAAAGgattaacaaaaacaaaacagaacATCCCTTTCCTTTTTCATGTTGGTGGATTCTGTACCACCTAATATGtgggtatttatttttttatgttaatttattttataatatttagttatattgatgtattatttaattgcttaatttattaaaatatgaatataatttattatagcttttataataaaaggggggaaaaaaaagaaaaagagtattaaatatatataaatttaatttattaggtatTGAAGAAGAAGTAAGCAGACATTAACATCATTAATCACTCCTGcaattaacattttattagCTTAATCAAAATTAGTCAATTACCCCTACTTACCTAATTCTTTTCTCCACAccgtttcaactccttctaaTTTTGCCTACtggatttttttattccaaatattgttgtattttttattccattaatatattttattccaaatattgttgtattttatattccattaatatatccaaattatgtgtataatatttttttaaataaaatgtatgactccatttttatgtatataatatatatatatatatttaaattaaataaaagatacaacataatttaaaatagaatatggGTTTgtcatcatattttaattaccaattcccccccccccccccNNNNNNNNNNCCTAATTTACTGGGGACAAATGGGCTTAACTACATTAAtgctttttgaaaatttatctaaattttgaggAATAAAAGTTGCTTTCTCTTATTTGGATTAtatgaacatatatatgtgaggatttgatttttcttttgtgtattTTCCATATGTTGTAGAgcaagaatttaattaaatcaaatttagtgcagttaatttttaaatgtaaataatttggttaaatagcctttaatactaaaaaaaaggtGTGGATTCATAGTTTCATTTAATTCCACGCGatataaacttataaattagTTTTCATGTGAGGGCCagtttttttatgttattagtTGAGGGTTCTTTCACCAGGGATCCGTGGCGCAATGGTAGCGCGTCTGACTCCAGATCAGAAGGTTGCGTGTTCGATTCACGTCGGGTTCAAATCCCCGATCCCTTACGGTTCCCATGTCTTTTCGATTTTTCCTGAACGATCTAAAAAACCCTCctacttctctttttcttaaatatatattctgtCCCCATCTTACCCAAATATCAGAGTATTTATTTTGACTCAAACCCAAAATTTCTATATGGAAACTACAGAAATAATAGTATGCTTTcttatttgtttgaataaaaatagtaaaagttGTAAGTATCGTATTATTGAGATGATAATTCACTTAGAGAATGAGAAACATAAAGTAGCAAATTAAAATGGCATCAATGATGTTAGATTAATGTAGCAAttatcattcttttctttaaaaatcgACAACGGTGGACGTGGGTAGCTTAGAATAAAACCGTATACTGCTCCTTCAAAAAGGAAAGATGATGTCAATTCAATCAACTTAATTCTAACCGTATACTAATGTCAATTCAATTAACTAATCGAGTGCCATTTTCACTATATTATATCTTTGGGATTTCAACTCTGTTGGTTGTATTCGTGTCTCATAACAAGAAATGTTAGAATAGTTAGGTCCACAGTGATCATGAAAAGGATATCAAATGACAACCTCCTCTACTATATTACACATGCCAGTCAACTAATGCCCTGGGAAACCCCAAAAGCTTATATAATTTCCTCCTAATTTCTTCTATACATCCCTTCCCCACTACCACAACTAAACCTAAGATACCAACTTAGACAATAGTATCCAGATACGAGAACTGCCTACGTCTCCCAAACTCAATAAGACTACCGTATGTACGATCCCACACTCCAACGAAAAGCGATTCTGTATCGGGACTAAATGACATGCCAGATATCTCACCAAAGAAATCAATTTCCTGCTCCTTCTCATACCCGCTTTCTACGTCAAAAACATGGACGAAATCTGCAGGTTCGGCCATGGCCATGAATTTGCCGTCAGATGTGTATCGTATGGAACGAATGGCTCCAAGATTACCCTTCAAGGCAGTGACTGAATTTGCAAGATTTCTCATGTCCCAAATTCGGCAGGTTCTGTCCTGGTTCCCAGTAGCAAAAGTTAAGCCGCTGGGATGCCATGCTGAGGCAAAGGAGTAGTCCAAATGACCGCGCAAAGATGCAATTACCTGGAATATAAAGATTAATACTCACCCCCATGTAGTCTATCTACAAGGGTCTTAATATCTCTGTTTCATTCAGCAAGAAATAAGTGATGTACCTCTCCGCTCCTAAAATCCACCAATATACCATCGGGATCATCTCCGACAATTAAGAGAAACCTACCATCAGGGCTGAGAGAAGTATGCTGTAAGAATAGACAAAATCAAATGAACTTAATGAGTATAATGAAACCAGGCATATTCGAAGGGTCAATCAAGATTCAACCATATGAGAATGATTTCTAGTTCTTTAAGGTGTCCCTAAACCAGGGAGGCAGTTTTGTATACTCTCCAACCCAATTAAGGATATCCTCCTTCCACCCaaacacccccccccccccccggccTCCCGCGGCCCCCTCGNNNNNNNNNNNNNNNNNNNNNNNNNNNNNNNNNNNAAACAAAGTAGTAATTCCACCGACCAATTTTAGCCCCCCcctacccccccccccccaaaaaaaataaataaataaataaataccacCACTGACAACATCCTTGGCCAAGTGCACAATAAAATACACATGGATGCATAAGACATGAACAACCATATATTCATACGGAGAGAAAAACTCACATTCACCGGCCAAGAAAACGGCAAATGTTTAGACAGTTGGAAACTTTCCAGATCAAAATCTCTAACCCCACAATCATTATTTGAAGCTACAAAATGAACTGCACCGCtggagagaagagagaggtaACATTCAGGGACATCCACAAACAGAAAGCTTGTTATCAAAAACAAGTTCGAAGAACTAGCCGAACCTGCTAGACGTGTATATCTCAACAGCATTGGTGATGGCATTATCATCATAGGTAGTCCGCGTACAGTAAGAAACTCCAGGTCTGTCCAAATACTGCAGTCAAAACAAGTTTAACAAAACAACTGAGCAACGAGGCTGTCGGAAGCAAAATTTAGCATGGAGAAACAGCCAAAAGACATGGAATATCGCAAACAAAGCTCAAGAAGAAAACTCTTGAAATAATTCTCTCAGCCTTTTTCATGCTTTATCATTGATCAGAAGCCAAACAAATGGGAGGATTTGCTCAAATCCTGTAAACCAAAATTACTAGATCATCTCCAGGAAAAACAATTTCATCTGACCTGGCCAAATGAACTGAATGTAAGAGCAATTTCACTGGTCAAGTTATACTGCGCTGAGAGCAATTCATAGAACTAGGTACATTCTGAATAAATCCTAAAACCACTAGGGtcaagcaaaataaaaaatgataaccTTCAAGAACACAAGAATACAGGCCAATAATAAGTTTTCTGACGCTGCTTGTAACTAGACTTATTTAATGGAATTTAAAGAAAGACCTTGCAGATTAGTTCTCCATGAAATCCCCCAGCAACTAGCAGCTTATCTTTCACTGCTAGAGTGCTGACCTGGGTCTGAGTAAATCCTTCCAACAAGCTTCCAGGATGTTTCTGCATTAGGTAAAAAAGAGACGTATAAGAAAAGACAATAAGGAATTCCAGGACAAACTCtagaaaaatatgtataaggAAAGTGCCAAAGCCAGAATCACCGACCTCACAAGGTGCTACATGTCCTGATACGTTAAGAACTTCAGACTTGGTATGTGTTAATGAGGACCAATGCATAACTGAGTAATGTGACATAAGGTAAACATCATGCTTTGATGTAGCCCATACCAAATTTCTCAACTGCAAGCAAAGCAGTGAATTCATAGATTATCATGTTCCAACAAGAGAAGTGAAAAAGTATTAACAGTAAGAAAGGAGAACAGAGATAATATACTTTTGCTGAAAATTACAATCAGGCAAAGAGAACAATAAGCAACCCACCCTGAAGGGTATTATTTATGTAACACGCCTTACTAAGCATTCGTGTTGCATCTATTTACCAAGTCATGCTAACTCATTTCATACGTCCTTTTCCTCATTTCTTCATCTGTACAGTTCATATAGTTGATTAAAGCTTAGGAAAAAGTTTTGTCACTGTATGCTAAAACAATTAGGCACAACAGAGATCTACTTCACATTTTTCAGGTACACCTTTTACACTTCTTCTGACAGAACAATATGGTTGTGTTCATCACTTCCTCTGCCTTAATAACCGCTCACCACAAGAGATCTTACAGACAGCTGCCAATTTTCTAATACCTCATATACTGACTACACTAGTTTTGACATCTTGAAATTTCAGTCAAGCTGCCACAAATCAAAACCCTTCATATCTTGATAATGCTCAAATTATTTGACCAAAACAGAAATATTGATCAACtcaaaagtaattaatagGTCGACTATTCCTCCCTAagattagttaaattttattatggtAGAATTAGTAATATATCATGCATGCAAGAGGAAACATGTGTGTGTAAGAGAGATGGATAGACTTCTTATGGACGTTACAGATTGTCCAACTTGATCCAAATAGAGAATgattaagtaatatttttttttggtataagcTACTATTTCAGTTACCTGAAAATGCAGAATTGTCGATCTCACAGATCTTGAATTTCGTCGGAATTCATAGTATGAGCCGCCTTTCTCAGTGGTTTTGCATTCCTATTCACAAGAGGAAAGGCACGAAagttaataaacaaaataacatAACAATCAACAAAACCAAGGGAGACTATACAGAGGGACAATTAGTAAAATGAAGATAACAACACACCTTTTCTGACACCTCTCCAgattgagaaatattttcataattcttaTACTGTTCTAATCTAGTCTGCCTATATTTCTCTCTTGTTATATTGAGCCTTTCCCAGGGAATCCCTTGGATATCTCTGCCTCCTCTAGCTTGAGCTGCTGTAGTGTCTTGGTTTCTACTATTCTGCAAAAGAGATGGAGAGAGAACAGATGGAGCGATGATTAGTGCCCAccattttataaagttttaaaaacTCTTGGAGGTCAATTTGGGGTGAAAAAAAGGTTAAGTAGATAACTTGGAAATGAAAACGGCCAAACAAGATTAACAGCATATGTTTCAGTTATGACCAAACCATGTAGTCAAATTCATTCACATCAGAGTCTGAGGCACCACCATCTCTTCCATGGAACTCATCCATCATATCATCTACCCCTTCCatttcatattcttcttcCATGTCATCAGCATGGTTTCCTCGCTGGCGGGACATCATCTGGAGGAACAGTCCTGTAAGGAAAGCAATCAATCATCCAAGTATGTTGCAACAATTGTTTGTCATTTAGTTGTAGCACCAAGACAACCACAGCAGTTTTCTATAATCCCACTCACGCGCTAACGTACCCCAAGTGGTTAATACACCATAAACCAGTACGCGGAAACGTGCCCCAAGTGATTAATACACCATAAACCAGTAAGCGGAAAAGCAATACTAACAAGTgcctattttctatttataacatatacataaagtTTGCTCAAGTAACTCAAAACATGAGACCAcattatgaaaatgaatttgctttATAAAAACTTTTGTTTCTCCGGTCAGACCCGTGATGGCTGCCTCTCTAGCTGTAAATATCTTTGAATTTCCTCcatttgaaattcaatttgatgCAATTGTGACAAGGTCCAAGTAGATAAATGTAATCCAAAAGATTATACAAGAAAAGGTATGATTTTAGGCCATACGAGGGCAGTGACCATCTTCCCAAAATCTGAAcctaatgaaagaaaaattccTTATGATATTGCAGTGAAATATACGATCAAGACCAATGCAATGCTGatcaataatattgatttCTGGCATGCTTTGGCCTAGGGCATAACCATTCAGATCATGTATCCATATTCCACACATTAACAATATTGCCAAGCAGGCCTGTTATGACTCTTCCAAGATAAAAGTAATGCTTGATCATCAGAATCTACATAATGCAGtatacttcaatttttttaggatAACCATACGAACAAGTCAGCTAAAACAAACCAATTGCAAGAATAGAAGCAAGACAACTTAGAAAGAAGCACAGCGGGAGAATTGGCTCCTAACCATAAATGAATACACAGAGAAAATATAGCCAGTTTCTCGTTCCACACGCAGAAAGTAGAATAACATGTTGACAACTCCAGCAATGCGCaaaacaacaatcaattaaaacATAATAGCTATATTCTAGACCCCATACAATCTACTACCACTAAACTCCAACACAACGCACAATTTCAATCCCCACAATTCCACAAGCCACTTTTTCCCCTCATAAACCCAACAACGAGCAATTCAATCCTGCAAAAACATTACAAGACGCATAAAAGCGTTCACCGGCCTCCACACCAGAAGAATAACAACATTACCAAACCCATCATTCcagagggaaaaagaaaaaaaagaacacataGCAAGATAATTACACCATATCTCCCGTCTAAATGACGCATTAACATAAAGCTCTGACCTTCCTGACAACAGCGAAACCGAAAACAACTCCGAAGCTCCTCCAATTGAAGTTTGCGACGGCAGGTTCAATCAAACATCAATCTTCGATTCATTGATTAACAATTTAGGCAAAATTTCTGATAAGCAGATCGCCATAATCCAcaagcgagagagagagagagagagagagagagagaggtggaGGAATGTATGAGGTATCTGCCAATCTATATCCACTTGTTTCGAGAAAGCGAGCGTCGAAACTAAGAAACGTGAAGGAAAGAGACCtcaatttatatgtttatgtTTCTGCTTAAATGCATAGGGCCGCTTTCATTATTGCCACTGGTTTTGGACTAATCCCCGAGTTTGCCACCCCACCctccaccccaccccaccctaCCCTACCAATAAGGaacacaaaatattataaattcttcttttttttttccccaacttccaattaattataataattaattagatgaaaaaagCACAGCCACAACACCACTTTTGGTATTTTGACTTCAATTCAAATGATTGGTggacttttttttatacacCAGTAGTGGTcataagtataaataattttttatgtattaaaatatatttataaataaaaataaaatatataaattaataaattatattttaaaataatatgaaattacttttataaaaattataaaagaaaaaaaagaaagagtaattacaattaatttttaaattaactaattagagtataattttcatttttcaaaaattgtttAGTGGTCACTAATAGCCCGTTCATTAATGTAGAGagcttaattataattaatttttaaaattatttaattaatggtataataccaaattaaaaaaaatagtacgaTGGTATCACTTGTGAGTACATAAtgacttatttttaatattagtatagaaTATTATcgtctaatttatttatttttttagtttcactattttttcaataagtgAAACCATTTGATTCCAAGTTTACTAGAAAATGAGagatttttgttctttaaagATTTGATCAAGAGGGAGGGTCAATTTCAACaactaccaaaaaaattatcaaaatagaCTGATTCTTGTATGTAAGTGCAATTTGAACCCAAAGGTTTCttacttaaaattttgaatatgaactaattatatgtcATATGATATACAATTCAAAAGATTGACTAACCATACGACAAGTGTACTAATTTgctttgtgattgatttagtTTAGCTGAACTTAATTTGGGTAAAAACTTTCGACGGAGAGAAAACTCAAGAAAAGGCAGCAAGAAACTTGATGACTTTTATTCATGCAAATTCTAGTTAGGTTCTTGAAGTAGCAACAGAAACATAATGAATCACATGTTGCAAGTCTCATACAAACAACTGCAGAGACAGCACAAGATTAGCTGCTAAGAGCATCGCCACTGACAACACTTGACATATTATCCGGCTCCCGCTGCTTTTGTTATCTTCATCTGATAGTGGAGAGGATGGTGGATCTGGAGGGCATTCGAGCCCTTCCTTTTTTTCCCGGCACAGACTAGCAAACAGACCTTGCGGATACTTGCCATTGATGTTGATATAGCTGAACATGGTTGTAACACAGCTGTTGCTCAAGTCGTTCAGCTCATCCACGAATGGGCAAGCAAAATCTTTGAAAGCTGAACAACACAGTTTAGGCGAGTAATTGGGTCCCTTGCATTGGCTAGTGATGATGGTGTAGTTCTGAAACTCGAAGTTTACAGGGCAAGCTGTGAACAGAAATGCCAGAATGTGGATAGTCTGGTCAGGCAAGAAAAACTAGGTGGTGCTAAAAGTAAAGCTCAGGAATAAAACATGATTCAGGTGCACAAATCCGTCTATTAGTTCATCCAAGCTGTGAAACTACACAATCTATTGAAGTTAATTACACTACGACATTGCCACTATTTAGCATAATGAACACAAAGCTCATACTGCACGACAACATCAGCCGTTAGGTGATATGCTCTCATTCACTTACGCGATTACATGAGAAACTCAGGAACAAGAAAGAATACGTTGCAGTCACGACTAAGGCATAGTTATACAAACACTCTCTGACGTTCTTGGATATATTACAGATTTCCCAAGGTAACTAACTGATTAGTATCCATTCTTCAGTTCAAAGACGTATTTGCACAACTACATCAGCACCGAAGGGGTGATGCTACGAGCATTGTCCCGCCCAGCCCCCAACCATGGAACATGATACATTGGACTGTCCTACTCCCATCTCCTCTCCAAGAAGAAGAACcacaaaagaaagacaaagTTCAACTAAAAGTAGCATCAGTTTAGTTCACTGCGCAGCTACATGGGATATGACATGGGCTTGTGCAAattcatcatattttatttatcaaaagaaGTTAGCGAAGACACTTGAGGCGTAATGACTGGATCAATCAAAAAAACCATTGtgacaaataacaaaattctgaaaaattagGAATACAAGAAGGAAAGCAGAGTTACTTTCTTTCTTGATAGTAATAAACTTACGTTTCTTAGACTGAAGGAGCCTCCTCTGACTCAAAACTCGTTGTCCAGATATAACATCTGCctcaaaaacaacaaaagtaaattacgaaaaatcttaaaatataagtagaagaagaagaatcccAGAAGCACTAAAAAAGCCCAGTTTCTGGAAATATGAAATTCA contains:
- the LOC105176548 gene encoding uncharacterized protein LOC105176548, which gives rise to MKDFSKINVKRDCRVCHKVFSSAKALGGHMRIHVNEVKNKDLTVSRNSTSLRAHHHSIKPKKQNPREDCHKNMVGVITEPICMICGREFPSMKSLFGHMRCHPERDWRGIRPPSTAKINSSDHTSSLWDTDQDQVDVVVSTSQGNDQVVDLVESLRGWPVTARRGRKALTADSMLGFSGPSKEHDQLHKAVDYLLMLGRGSSCRNAQSHSRNMDSSEAASSNLPVSSANPGSTSNKPKIRKSSSKFRTNSPVEKSGKEKSTRSTDVLGESTKKLCGSVLNYDQLDNRDCDSAKFDNIRRKRKKMKLSELEQAPKISPVTPEQQKMAAGRTANHWCNTRQKSFSSHNRLKIIILDSIGKSSNAGTSLNSVEATQHEYCMVCNKNFPAAQALGSHKMCGRTGAPMSQHVSASSRRVLNFDLNEVPPSED
- the LOC105176549 gene encoding uncharacterized WD repeat-containing protein C2A9.03-like isoform X2, which encodes MLLILFGRFHFQNSRNQDTTAAQARGGRDIQGIPWERLNITREKYRQTRLEQYKNYENISQSGEVSEKECKTTEKGGSYYEFRRNSRSVRSTILHFQLRNLVWATSKHDVYLMSHYSVMHWSSLTHTKSEVLNVSGHVAPCEKHPGSLLEGFTQTQVSTLAVKDKLLVAGGFHGELICKYLDRPGVSYCTRTTYDDNAITNAVEIYTSSSGAVHFVASNNDCGVRDFDLESFQLSKHLPFSWPVNHTSLSPDGRFLLIVGDDPDGILVDFRSGEVIASLRGHLDYSFASAWHPSGLTFATGNQDRTCRIWDMRNLANSVTALKGNLGAIRSIRYTSDGKFMAMAEPADFVHVFDVESGYEKEQEIDFFGEISGMSFSPDTESLFVGVWDRTYGSLIEFGRRRQFSYLDTIV
- the LOC105176549 gene encoding uncharacterized WD repeat-containing protein C2A9.03-like isoform X1, with product MMSRQRGNHADDMEEEYEMEGVDDMMDEFHGRDGGASDSDVNEFDYMNSRNQDTTAAQARGGRDIQGIPWERLNITREKYRQTRLEQYKNYENISQSGEVSEKECKTTEKGGSYYEFRRNSRSVRSTILHFQLRNLVWATSKHDVYLMSHYSVMHWSSLTHTKSEVLNVSGHVAPCEKHPGSLLEGFTQTQVSTLAVKDKLLVAGGFHGELICKYLDRPGVSYCTRTTYDDNAITNAVEIYTSSSGAVHFVASNNDCGVRDFDLESFQLSKHLPFSWPVNHTSLSPDGRFLLIVGDDPDGILVDFRSGEVIASLRGHLDYSFASAWHPSGLTFATGNQDRTCRIWDMRNLANSVTALKGNLGAIRSIRYTSDGKFMAMAEPADFVHVFDVESGYEKEQEIDFFGEISGMSFSPDTESLFVGVWDRTYGSLIEFGRRRQFSYLDTIV
- the LOC105176550 gene encoding GPI-anchored protein LLG1, translating into MMGLSQIKCCLVLVVCLSLCTALSAVAFVSDVISGQRVLSQRRLLQSKKPCPVNFEFQNYTIITSQCKGPNYSPKLCCSAFKDFACPFVDELNDLSNSCVTTMFSYININGKYPQGLFASLCREKKEGLECPPDPPSSPLSDEDNKSSGSRIICQVLSVAMLLAANLVLSLQLFV